Proteins co-encoded in one Halorussus vallis genomic window:
- a CDS encoding DUF367 family protein: MKLHVRYEGDDDPDKCTARKLARFDLAELHRSARATPYGIVLNPHAERALSPADRAETDTLVALDCSWETAERALFEMPGVHRALPFLVAANPVNYGKPFKLNTVEAFAAALTILGEREQAEEILAKFRWGETFLELNAEPLRRYADCEDSSEVVTVQQEYLDAGNEA; encoded by the coding sequence GTGAAACTTCACGTCCGGTACGAGGGCGACGACGACCCCGACAAGTGCACCGCGAGGAAACTGGCGCGGTTCGACCTCGCGGAACTGCACCGCTCGGCCCGCGCGACGCCCTACGGCATCGTCCTGAACCCGCACGCCGAGCGGGCGCTCTCGCCGGCCGACCGTGCCGAGACAGACACCCTCGTGGCGCTCGACTGCTCGTGGGAGACCGCCGAGCGCGCGCTGTTCGAGATGCCGGGCGTCCACCGCGCGCTCCCGTTCCTCGTCGCGGCCAACCCCGTCAACTACGGCAAGCCGTTCAAACTCAACACCGTCGAGGCGTTCGCGGCCGCCCTGACGATTCTCGGCGAGCGCGAGCAGGCCGAGGAGATCCTCGCGAAGTTCCGGTGGGGCGAGACGTTCCTTGAACTCAACGCCGAACCCCTCCGGCGCTACGCCGACTGCGAGGACTCCTCGGAGGTCG